One Bacillota bacterium DNA segment encodes these proteins:
- a CDS encoding SDR family NAD(P)-dependent oxidoreductase yields MSRTEGTAGEADLRREGSGRPRPSSALVVGADGALGRAVAGWLLERGWAVLGTYRDPERRREAAQELDGLAAGGRLRWLRADLRRPAGAERAVAACLRWQGRIDAAVHTAGGFAMEEVTGGSWATWERLIETNVRTAFELVQAVVPPMREAGAGAVVLVAARAATGRAGRGMGAYAAAKSALLRLAEALSEELEGSGVRVNVLAPSVIDTPANRQAMPGARREGWRSPAELASLVGWLLSPEAAAVRGQLLLA; encoded by the coding sequence GGCGGCCCCGCCCTTCTTCTGCGCTGGTGGTGGGAGCCGACGGGGCGCTGGGCCGGGCGGTGGCCGGCTGGTTGCTGGAGCGGGGTTGGGCGGTCCTGGGTACCTACCGGGATCCGGAGAGGCGCCGGGAGGCCGCGCAGGAGCTGGACGGGCTGGCGGCGGGCGGCCGGCTCCGCTGGCTCCGCGCCGATCTGCGACGCCCCGCCGGGGCCGAACGGGCGGTGGCCGCCTGCCTCCGGTGGCAGGGGCGGATCGACGCCGCCGTCCACACCGCCGGCGGCTTCGCCATGGAAGAGGTGACAGGCGGCTCCTGGGCCACCTGGGAGAGGCTGATCGAGACGAACGTCCGCACGGCCTTCGAGCTGGTCCAGGCCGTCGTGCCGCCGATGCGGGAGGCGGGCGCCGGCGCGGTCGTCCTGGTGGCCGCGCGGGCCGCCACCGGCCGCGCGGGGCGCGGCATGGGCGCCTACGCGGCCGCCAAGTCGGCGCTCCTCCGCCTGGCCGAGGCGCTGAGCGAGGAGCTGGAAGGCAGCGGCGTGCGCGTCAACGTGCTCGCGCCCTCGGTCATCGACACCCCCGCCAACCGGCAGGCGATGCCCGGCGCCCGCCGCGAGGGTTGGCGTTCGCCGGCGGAGCTGGCGTCCCTGGTGGGCTGGCTCCTCTCGCCGGAGGCGGCCGCCGTGCGCGGCCAGCTCCTGCTGGCCTGA